The following proteins come from a genomic window of Trifolium pratense cultivar HEN17-A07 linkage group LG4, ARS_RC_1.1, whole genome shotgun sequence:
- the LOC123924709 gene encoding small nuclear ribonucleoprotein E-like, with amino-acid sequence MASTKVQRVMTQPINLIFRFLQSKARIQIWLFEQKDLRIEGRIIGFDEYMNLVLDDAEEVNVKKKSKKTLGRILLKGDNITLMMNTGK; translated from the exons ATGGCGAGCACCAAAGTTCAGAGGGTTATGACCCAACCCATC aACTTGATCTTCAGGTTCCTTCAAAGC aAAGCGCGTATTCAGATTTGGCTTTTTGAGCAAAAGGATTTGAGGATTGAAGGCAGAATCATT GGTTTTGATGAGTACATGAATTTGGTTTTGGATGATGCTGAAGAAGTAAACGtcaagaagaagagcaaaaagaCTTTGG GGAGGATCCTTCTTAAAGGAGACAACATAACACTAATGATGAACAC GGGGAAATGA
- the LOC123922466 gene encoding probable fatty acyl-CoA reductase 4, with amino-acid sequence MAIAGDIAVENLGLKDENLKNTMFQEIDLIVNSAASTKFDERFDISMGVNTMGALNVLNFAKKCYKIKLVVHISTAYVCGDEEEILQEKSFEMGQTLKGTSKLNIQTEMNLLESKLAELRAMNADENTITYAMKDYGIERANLHGWPNTYVFTKAMGEMLVVNQKDNIPLIIIRPTMVTGTIRDPFPGWIEGVRTLDTVICGYGLGKLESFVGNPNTIIDIIPVDLVVNCVITAIVVHLDQAPKKFIYHISSSLRNPFKYFDFLNIIYYYFVKNPCTNQNGKPIVISKRLWISSLATFNNYLTIRYVLLAKDHTYDNHKKYKMLQRWGKLYNPYGFFKAIFDDTNVENLRRMAKGYTKNEELDFDPTNIDWTNYMMNTHIPGLLKYAIKQSINSKL; translated from the exons ATGGCCATAGCAGGAGATATTGCTGTTGAAAATTTGGGACTAAAAGATGAAAATCTTAAAAATACTATGTTTCAAGAGATAGACCTTATTGTCAATTCAGCTGCATCCACCAAATTCGATGAAAG GTTTGACATCTCAATGGGTGTTAATACAATGGGAGCTTTAAATGTCCTAAACTTTGccaaaaaatgttacaaaataaaGCTTGTTGTCCATATATCAACAG cctaTGTATGTGGAGATGAAGAAGAGATTTTACAAGAGAAATCATTTGAGATGGGTCAAACTCTAAAGGGAACCTCAAAGTTAAACATCCAAACAGAAATGAATTTGTTGGAGAGTAAATTAGCTGAACTTCGAGCAATGAATGCTGATGAAAACACAATTACTTATGCAATGAAAGATTATGGCATTGAAAG AGCAAACTTGCATGGTTGGCCAAACACATATGTATTCACAAAAGCAATGGGAGAGATGCTTGTAGTGAATCAAAAAGACAATATACCATTGATCATCATACGACCCACAATGGTTACCGGTACAATTAGAGATCCGTTTCCTGGTTGGATTGAAGGCGTAAG AACTCTTGACACTGTCATATGTGGATATGGTCTCGGGAAATTAGAAAGCTTTGTCGGTAATCCCAACACTATTATAGATATA ATACCAGTAGACCTTGTCGTCAATTGTGTGATCACAGCTATTGTTGTTCATTTGGATCAAGCTCCAAAAAAATTCATCTACCATATTTCTTCTTCATTAAGAAATCCCTTTAAGTATTTTGATTTTCTCAAcattatctattattattttgtgaAAAATCCTTGCACAAATCAAAATGGAAAACCTATAGTTATCTCCAAGAGACTTTGGATTTCAAGTTTGGCTACCTTCAACAATTATTTGACAATCCGATATGTGTTGCTCGCAAAG GATCATACTTATGACAaccacaaaaaatataaaatgctTCAAAGATGGGGGAAACTATACAATCCATATGGATTTTTTAAAGCCAT ATTTGATGACACAAATGTCGAAAATTTACGAAGGATGGCAAAGGGTTATACAAAGAATGAAGAATTAGACTTTGACCCTACTAATATTGATTGGACAAACTACATGATGAATACACACATCCCTGGCCTCCTTAAGTATGCAATCAAACAGTCTATCAattccaaattataa